From Musa acuminata AAA Group cultivar baxijiao chromosome BXJ3-8, Cavendish_Baxijiao_AAA, whole genome shotgun sequence, one genomic window encodes:
- the LOC103995613 gene encoding putative germin-like protein 2-1 → MAASYVLLLVAALVALASSPAMARDPGPLQDFCVADNTSDVYVNGFVCKDPKLVKAEDFFFSGLDQPRNTTNKVGSNVTLLNANRIPGLNTLGISMARVDYAPFGLNPPHIHPRATEIQTVLEGSLYVGFVTSNPDNRLITKVLRKGDVFVFPQGLIHFQFNYGINKAVALSSLSSQNPGVITIANSVFGSKPAISDDILAKALGVDKKIIDLIQAHF, encoded by the exons ATGGCTGCTTCCTacgtcctcctcctcgtcgctgctcTCGTTGCTTTGGCTTCCTCTCCAGCCATGGCCCGCGATCCCGGTCCTCTCCAAGACTTCTGTGTCGCGGACAACACATCCGATG TGTACGTCAACGGATTTGTCTGCAAGGATCCAAAGCTCGTCAAAGCCGAGGACTTCTTCTTCTCCGGTCTCGACCAGCCTCGCAACACCACCAACAAAGTCGGCTCCAACGTCACACTCCTAAACGCGAACCGAATTCCCGGCCTCAACACCCTCGGCATCTCCATGGCCCGGGTGGACTACGCGCCGTTTGGCCTTAACCCTCCTCACATCCATCCCCGGGCGACGGAGATTCAGACGGTGTTGGAAGGCTCGCTCTACGTCGGCTTCGTCACCTCCAACCCCGACAACAGGCTCATCACCAAAGTGCTTCGCAAGGGTGATGTGTTTGTGTTCCCCCAAGGCCTCATCCACTTCCAGTTCAACTACGGCATCAACAAGGCCGTCGCACTCTCCAGTCTCAGCAGCCAAAACCCGGGGGTGATCACCATTGCCAATTCCGTCTTCGGCTCCAAACCGGCCATCTCGGATGATATCCTCGCTAAGGCCCTTGGGGTGGACAAGAAGATCATAGACCTGATTCAGGCTCATTTCTAG
- the LOC135644589 gene encoding putative germin-like protein 2-1, translating to MAASYILLFSALLALVASPAMAGDPSALQDLCVADNTSDVFVNGLACKDPKLVKAEDFFFSGLDKPRNTTNKVGSNVTLVNVNRIPGLNTLGISMARVDFAPYGLNPPHIHPRATEILTVLEGSLYVGFVTSNPDNKLFTKMLTKGDVFVFPQGLIHFQFNHGTKNAVALAALSSQNPGLITIANAVFGSKPAISDDVLAKAFQVDEKTVHRIQAQF from the exons ATGGCTGCGTCCTACATCCTCCTCTTCTCTGCTCTCCTTGCCTTGGTTGCCTCTCCAGCCATGGCTGGGGATCCCAGTGCCCTCCAAGACTTGTGTGTCGCGGACAACACATCCGATG TGTTTGTGAACGGATTAGCCTGCAAGGATCCAAAGCTCGTCAAAGCCGAAGACTTCTTCTTCTCCGGTCTCGACAAGCCTCGCAACACCACCAACAAAGTCGGCTCCAACGTGACGCTCGTAAACGTGAACCGAATTCCCGGCCTCAACACCCTCGGCATCTCCATGGCCCGAGTGGATTTCGCACCTTACGGCCTTAACCCTCCTCACATCCATCCCCGGGCGACGGAGATCCTGACGGTGTTGGAAGGCTCGCTCTACGTCGGATTCGTCACCTCCAACCCCGACAACAAGCTCTTCACCAAAATGCTCACCAAGGGTGATGTGTTTGTGTTCCCCCAGGGCCTGATCCACTTCCAATTCAACCATGGCACCAAGAACGCCGTCGCGCTTGCGGCTCTCAGCAGCCAAAACCCCGGGCTGATCACCATCGCCAATGCTGTCTTCGGATCCAAACCGGCCATCTCGGACGATGTCCTCGCTAAGGCATTTCAGGTGGACGAGAAGACCGTCCATCGGATCCAGGCACAATTCTAG
- the LOC103995615 gene encoding putative germin-like protein 2-1, with translation MAASYVILLLAALLALVSSPSMARDPGALQDLCVADNTSNVFVNGFVCKDPKLVRAEDFFFSGLDQPRNTTNKVGSNVTLLNANRIPGLNTLGISMARVDYAPFGLNPPHIHPRATEIQTVLEGSLYVGFVTSNPDNRLVTKVLRKGDVFVFPQGLIHFQFNYGTNKAVALSGLSSQNPGVITIANSVFGSKPAISDDILAKALGVDKKIVDRIQAHF, from the exons ATGGCTGCTTCCTACGTCATCCTCCTCCTCGCTGCTCTCCTTGCTTTGGTTTCTTCCCCTTCCATGGCCCGCGATCCCGGTGCTCTCCAGGACTTGTGTGTTGCGGATAACACATCCAATG TGTTCGTCAACGGATTTGTCTGCAAGGATCCAAAGCTCGTCAGAGCCGAGGACTTCTTCTTCTCCGGTCTCGACCAGCCTCGCAACACCACCAACAAAGTCGGCTCCAACGTCACGCTCCTAAACGCGAACCGAATTCCCGGCCTCAACACCCTCGGCATCTCCATGGCCCGGGTGGACTACGCGCCGTTTGGTCTTAACCCTCCTCACATCCATCCCCGGGCGACGGAGATTCAGACGGTGTTGGAAGGCTCGCTCTACGTCGGCTTCGTCACCTCCAATCCGGACAACAGGCTCGTCACCAAAGTGCTTCGCAAGGGTGATGTGTTTGTGTTCCCCCAAGGCCTCATCCACTTCCAGTTCAACTACGGCACCAACAAGGCCGTCGCACTCTCCGGTCTCAGCAGCCAAAACCCGGGGGTGATCACCATTGCCAATTCCGTCTTCGGCTCTAAACCGGCCATCTCGGATGATATCCTCGCTAAGGCCCTCGGGGTGGACAAGAAGATCGTAGACCGGATTCAGGCTCATTTCTAG
- the LOC135644305 gene encoding GDSL esterase/lipase At2g31550-like: MVPIDHTPQRICVVAQNNDAAAYNSLLQPSIDALSASLVQSRFVYVDIYTPLMDMIQNPNRNSFESTTLGCCGTGTVEVGPLCNAMTPVCSAPSSFMFWDSVHPSEATDRDLAEQMIQEVLPKFG; this comes from the exons ATGGTGCCCATCGACCACACGCCACAACGAATCTGCGTGGTGGCGCAGAACAACGACGCCGCCGCATACAACTCCCTGCTCCAACCCTCCATCGACGCCCTGAGTGCTTCGCTCGTCCAAAGCAGGTTCGTGTACGTGGACATCTACACCCCACTGATGGACATGATCCAGAACCCTAACAGAAACA GTTTTGAGTCGACGACGTTGGGGTGCTGCGGGACCGGGACGGTGGAGGTGGGTCCGTTGTGCAATGCGATGACGCCGGTGTGCTCGGCTCCTTCTTCCTTCATGTTCTGGGACTCCGTTCATCCATCAGAGGCAACGGACAGAGATCTTGCGGAACAGATGATTCAGGAGGTGCTCCCAAAGTTCGGATGA
- the LOC135644755 gene encoding alkaline ceramidase-like isoform X1 — MEDSGISSFWGPVTSTTELCEENYAHSSYIAEFYNTISNIPCILFALIGLTNALRQRFEKRFSVLHISNMILSIGSMIFHATLQHVLQQSDETPMVWEMLLYLYVLYSPDWHYRSTMPTFLFLYGAAFAVAHSLVRFGIGFKIHYVGLCLLCIPRMYKYYIQTKDASAKRLAKLYVATIFLGTICWLLDRMFCKKLSHWYINPQGHAWWHVLMGFNSYFANAFLMFCRAQQLGWEPQVVHLFGVFPYVKIHKPKKQE; from the exons ATGGAAGACTCAGGGATCTCAAGCTTTTGGGGACCTGTTACATCCACTACAGAATTGTGCGAGGAAAACTATGCCCATTCTTCATATATTGCAGAATTTTACAACACCATATCAAATATTCCTTGCATTCTTTTTGCACTTATTGGCCTTACAAATGCCCTTAGACAAAGGTTTGAGAAAAGATTTAGTGTGCTTCACATTTCCAACATGATACTCTCAATCGGGAGCATGATATTTCATGCCACATTGCAACATGT ACTGCAGCAAAGCGATGAAACACCAATGGTATGGGAGATGTTGCTTTACCTTTATGTTCTTTACTCACCGGACTGGCACTATAGGAGCACTATGCCTACTTTTCTTTTCCTCTATGGTGCTGCCTTCGCTGTTGCTCATTCATTGGTGCGTTTTGGAATAGGATTCAAGATACACTATGTTGGCCTTTGTCTTCTATGTATCCCGCGGATGTACAAGTATTACATACAAACAAAAGATGCGTCTGCTAAACGGCTAGCCAAGCTCTATGTTGCGACAATATTTCTCGGGACTATATGCTGGTTGCTCGACCGGATGTTCTGCAAGAAATTATCACACTGGTATATTAATCCGCAGGGTCATGCGTGGTGGCATGTGCTTATGGGATTCAACTCATACTTTGCGAATGCATTTTTGATGTTCTGTCGGGCACAGCAGCTGGGTTGGGAACCGCAAGTTGTTCACCTCTTTGGTGTATTCCCATATGTGAAGATTCATAAGCCCAAAAAGCAGGAGTGA
- the LOC135644755 gene encoding alkaline ceramidase-like isoform X2 has translation MEDSGISSFWGPVTSTTELCEENYAHSSYIAEFYNTISNIPCILFALIGLTNALRQRLQQSDETPMVWEMLLYLYVLYSPDWHYRSTMPTFLFLYGAAFAVAHSLVRFGIGFKIHYVGLCLLCIPRMYKYYIQTKDASAKRLAKLYVATIFLGTICWLLDRMFCKKLSHWYINPQGHAWWHVLMGFNSYFANAFLMFCRAQQLGWEPQVVHLFGVFPYVKIHKPKKQE, from the exons ATGGAAGACTCAGGGATCTCAAGCTTTTGGGGACCTGTTACATCCACTACAGAATTGTGCGAGGAAAACTATGCCCATTCTTCATATATTGCAGAATTTTACAACACCATATCAAATATTCCTTGCATTCTTTTTGCACTTATTGGCCTTACAAATGCCCTTAGACAAAG ACTGCAGCAAAGCGATGAAACACCAATGGTATGGGAGATGTTGCTTTACCTTTATGTTCTTTACTCACCGGACTGGCACTATAGGAGCACTATGCCTACTTTTCTTTTCCTCTATGGTGCTGCCTTCGCTGTTGCTCATTCATTGGTGCGTTTTGGAATAGGATTCAAGATACACTATGTTGGCCTTTGTCTTCTATGTATCCCGCGGATGTACAAGTATTACATACAAACAAAAGATGCGTCTGCTAAACGGCTAGCCAAGCTCTATGTTGCGACAATATTTCTCGGGACTATATGCTGGTTGCTCGACCGGATGTTCTGCAAGAAATTATCACACTGGTATATTAATCCGCAGGGTCATGCGTGGTGGCATGTGCTTATGGGATTCAACTCATACTTTGCGAATGCATTTTTGATGTTCTGTCGGGCACAGCAGCTGGGTTGGGAACCGCAAGTTGTTCACCTCTTTGGTGTATTCCCATATGTGAAGATTCATAAGCCCAAAAAGCAGGAGTGA
- the LOC103995611 gene encoding porphobilinogen deaminase, chloroplastic isoform X1, producing the protein MRTATHHPLITAPCNLWPRPRPTSAPVLPSGSRRPRRGALVVRAAVVVEQEVKTKISLVRIGTRGSPLALAQAYETRDKLMASHSELAEEGAIDIVIIKTTGDKILNQPLADIGGKGLFTKEIDEALLEGSIDIAVHSMKDVPTYLPDGTILPCNLPREDVRDAFICLTAKSLAELPAGSVIGTASLRRQSQILYRYPSLKVVNFRGNVQTRLKKLNEGEVQATLLALAGLKRLNMTKNVTAILSIEEMLPAIAQGAIGIACRSNDDTMANYIASLNHDDTRLAVACERAFLETLDGSCRTPIAGYAYRDSDGNCVLRCLVASPDGTRVLETSRKGLYALDDMVAMGKDAGKELLSKAGPSFFDW; encoded by the exons ATGAGAACCGCCACGCATCACCCTCTCATCACCGCCCCTTGCAACCTGTGGCCTCGACCAAGGCCGACCTCGGCTCCTGTGCTCCCCTCTGGATCTAGACGCCCCAGGAGAGGGGCCTTGGTCGTCAGAGCTGCGGTGGTTGTGGAGCAGGAGGTCAAGACCAAGATCTCCCTTGTGAGAATTGGCACCAGGGGCAG TCCACTAGCACTTGCGCAGGCCTATGAGACCCGGGATAAGCTCATGGCATCACATTCAGAGCTAGCCGAGGAAGGAGCCATTGACATAGTAATTATCAAGACAACAGGCGACAAAATACTCAATCAACCACTTGCTGACATTGGTGGCAAGGGTTTATTCACAAAAGAGATAGATGAGGCCCTCTTGGAAGGTAGCATCGATATTGCAGTTCACTCGATGAAGGATGTGCCTACATATCTTCCGGATGGGACAATCTTGCCATGCAACCTTCCGCGAGAAGATGTAAGGGATGCATTCATTTGCTTGACTGCAAAGTCTCTTGCGGAGTTGCCTGCTGGAAGTGTTATTGGAACTGCTTCCCTTAGGAGACAATCTCAAATTCTATATAGATATCCATCATTAAAG GTTGTTAACTTCAGGGGAAATGTCCAGACACGATTGAAGAAACTCAATGAAGGTGAAGTCCAAGCAACATTGTTAGCCTTGGCAGGGCTAAAACGGCTAAACATGACCAAAAATGTCACAGCTATACTCTCTATTGAAGAAATGCTTCCAGCAATTGCCCAAGGTGCTATTGGAATAGCTTGTAGAAGCAACGATGATACGATG GCTAATTACATAGCTTCACTAAATCATGATGATACTCGGTTAGCTGTTGCTTGTGAAAGGGCATTTCTTGAGACCCTGGATGGGTCTTGTCGTACACCAATTGCTGGGTATGCATATCGTGATAGTGACGGAAATTGTGTTTTAAGATGTTTGGTTGCTTCTCCAGATGGAACCAGGG TACTGGAGACATCAAGAAAAGGCTTGTATGCTCTCGATGATATGGTTGCAATGGGAAAGGATGCAGGGAAGGAGTTACTTTCAAAGGCTGGCCCAAGTTTCTTTGATTGGTAA
- the LOC103995611 gene encoding porphobilinogen deaminase, chloroplastic isoform X2 has translation MASHSELAEEGAIDIVIIKTTGDKILNQPLADIGGKGLFTKEIDEALLEGSIDIAVHSMKDVPTYLPDGTILPCNLPREDVRDAFICLTAKSLAELPAGSVIGTASLRRQSQILYRYPSLKVVNFRGNVQTRLKKLNEGEVQATLLALAGLKRLNMTKNVTAILSIEEMLPAIAQGAIGIACRSNDDTMANYIASLNHDDTRLAVACERAFLETLDGSCRTPIAGYAYRDSDGNCVLRCLVASPDGTRVLETSRKGLYALDDMVAMGKDAGKELLSKAGPSFFDW, from the exons ATGGCATCACATTCAGAGCTAGCCGAGGAAGGAGCCATTGACATAGTAATTATCAAGACAACAGGCGACAAAATACTCAATCAACCACTTGCTGACATTGGTGGCAAGGGTTTATTCACAAAAGAGATAGATGAGGCCCTCTTGGAAGGTAGCATCGATATTGCAGTTCACTCGATGAAGGATGTGCCTACATATCTTCCGGATGGGACAATCTTGCCATGCAACCTTCCGCGAGAAGATGTAAGGGATGCATTCATTTGCTTGACTGCAAAGTCTCTTGCGGAGTTGCCTGCTGGAAGTGTTATTGGAACTGCTTCCCTTAGGAGACAATCTCAAATTCTATATAGATATCCATCATTAAAG GTTGTTAACTTCAGGGGAAATGTCCAGACACGATTGAAGAAACTCAATGAAGGTGAAGTCCAAGCAACATTGTTAGCCTTGGCAGGGCTAAAACGGCTAAACATGACCAAAAATGTCACAGCTATACTCTCTATTGAAGAAATGCTTCCAGCAATTGCCCAAGGTGCTATTGGAATAGCTTGTAGAAGCAACGATGATACGATG GCTAATTACATAGCTTCACTAAATCATGATGATACTCGGTTAGCTGTTGCTTGTGAAAGGGCATTTCTTGAGACCCTGGATGGGTCTTGTCGTACACCAATTGCTGGGTATGCATATCGTGATAGTGACGGAAATTGTGTTTTAAGATGTTTGGTTGCTTCTCCAGATGGAACCAGGG TACTGGAGACATCAAGAAAAGGCTTGTATGCTCTCGATGATATGGTTGCAATGGGAAAGGATGCAGGGAAGGAGTTACTTTCAAAGGCTGGCCCAAGTTTCTTTGATTGGTAA